Below is a genomic region from Pleuronectes platessa chromosome 2, fPlePla1.1, whole genome shotgun sequence.
CCTTGAACACCAGCGCTCAGAGGTCCCtgcaagacaaacacaaagagagacagaaaacacattatATCAGGAGGCAATGAAGCCCCCGCCCAATTTACATAATTCAAGTGGAAGATGTGATTCCAATTTCACTTTATGGATGACTACACGGCAACAGAAGCGTGAAAATTGTGCTGGTGTGTTAGTGAAAGAGAAATGGAGACAAACAGAATTAGTGCGAATGAGACAAAAGCATTAAAGATGATGTTTGTGcgtgtctgtcagtgtgagtgtgtgtgtgttgagactAAATGCGATTGGCTTCCTACCTGCTTGTCTGATCCTGAGCCAACAGCGTTCTCCAGCTCAGCAAGACGCTTCTCCAGTTCCGCTACCTACAGGGAGGGAACAACGCAACACatggctgacacacacacagctactcGTGTAGACAGTTTTCTGCCTTTTGTCCTTTTTACTGCCATATAATATTCAAAGGGTTCCCTCACGACGTTAACAAAAACCACGTCGAAGAGACTCAAACACATGCTTGTTTTATGAGTGCACACATCCCAGACTCCactgctccacctccctctctacGATACCTTTGCAGACTCGTTGAATTTCTCCTGCTCCGGCCGGCTGTGCAGCTCATAGAGCACCACTCCATCTGGGCCCTTCGCTGCTGCCGTTTGCTTGCTGTCTCCTGCGGCGCTGCCCCGGCTGCCCTTAGCCACTTCCAGCTGGGTGAGCAGACGCCTGAGGGAATGAAGGAAAAAGAGggccaaaaaaaagaaaaaaggatgaGGATTATAGGTTCAATATTGTTATCACCCCTCCTGTGCTGCCGTGTCTGTGCTCCCCCTTGCTCCGTTGCATCCGGTCTTTTCCGGCTCGGTTGTAAACTACACGCTCAAGGTGAGCTTGGATCTTTCTTACAACTCTTTTTATCCCCGTCTCTCACTTGTGCTACTGCATCTCTACCTCTCTATCCTCAGCTCTGCTCCCTCGTGCTCGGTCGGGTTCTGACATGTTTCATCTCTCTATGTCTTCTCTCACTTAATCTTTCAACTTCTCCAGTTTTTATCTACCTTCCTCAAGCACCCGTCCATCAGGTCTTGTGCTCCTCGGGTAGCGCTACACTGAGATTGACAGGGTTTATGTGGGCAATTGATACCAGGTGTACTACTTCTTCCTtatctcctcccccctccctccttttaTCAGGGTTATAGTCCAGAGCTCAGTGAAATGAATTCCcctgctcttctctctttccatctgttTCTTAAAACTACTCTCCCCCCCAGTACCTTTCTTCATAGAGACCCTAGCTACCAGCTCACCACTTCTTTGGGGTCTGACAGGTTGTGGCCTCAGGTTTCAGATTTCAAATGCTTTATTTTCATGTCACCCTCCTTTCAACCCACCTTGCCAGTGCTCCATCTGGATCAGCCAGGTTGATGTGTGCCTGTGGTCCCAGCAGTGAGTCGAGATGGGCAGagaccagctgctgtttgagctGGGCTGCGTGCTGGGCCAGCACCACCGGGGTCAGGCGCTCCTCTGCATTGCTGTCCTTCGTGGCAGCCTGCAACATCAGGGACACCAAGTTAACAAGACACTAGGGATTGCTTTTTTGTTGAGCAGCGATGCAAGAGTCTAGGAAGCCGTGGATATTAtcatatatgttttatatattttctaatGATGGAGTTAAATAATTATACACAACTTGGAAccagataagcagcagaaaccaGCTAAGGGAAAAATTTACAGGGATTGCTCGACAACAAAAGATAAAAGCATTGTTTATAGGTATGTAATGTCTTccgacagccccccccccccccaacaaaacaGTGTATGATTAATTGTCCTAATTATGAAAAgcaggagaaaaaatgtaaccctTTCAAGCTCAACATTCAAAAGGCTATGTCTTGTTTAGAAACAGCTCATGAAGTTTATAGGCGAGTCTGTCTGagtgtaaataaacattttcatattgtttgatCTGTCACCATATGTTTGGTTCTATTGGTATTAAGATTCACAGAATTTCAACTGTACTGGTTCTGACAACCACATTTCTGTTGCTGTGACAAGACTCAGATAACAAAATAAAGACTGGACAATCAGTGTTCATCATCCTCTGCCAAGTCTTTTGGACGAGGGAGAAATGTCCCGAGTACATGCGTGTGTCCTGCTGTCAGTTCACCTGGATGACGTCCACCTCCTGAGAGAGTTCCTGGATCTCATTCACCAGACGCTGGTACTTCTGCTGGGGCGTCTCTTTCACTCCACAGCCCTCGCCAAGCTAaacagagatgagagagaaacacatttaGTGAAATGAAAATCATAATAATGTTGTTACCCTAAAAATAGAGCACCTTCTAAAAGAATAAGAAGTAGAATAATACATTTCTGCCGAACAAAATGTACTCACAATTTCAAATTCTCCTGATTCATAGCCCACTCTTCTGCTTTTACTGATTCTGTcagagaaatctgtgaaaaggAGACAAATTGATAGTGTAAGAAAAATCaagaaggaaacacaaaacagcaaACTGGAGTCAGTATCAAGCTCAGACTGAACTACAGCAATAACATAACATATAGCATCAATACAGCCATGATGGTAACTTTGCttccaatatttatattttgtaaagAGCAATGTGTGTAATATTGAAGGTTATATCTTTACTTGCAGTCACTTTTAATGTGCTTGTAGAATTGAaactcaaaaacacaaaaaagccCCACAATCATCATACAACTAAAGGTTAGACAGCTGAGGATAAAGAACGGTTGTGTTGTATGTTAATTAATTTGTATCccatattttctcccatgttaaTATTCATTCTTACTGATGGCAAAGTTGGCCATTTGTAAGATAGTCATTGTAAAAGGATGgtgatcatttttattttgtcaccAATTCTCATCCCCAACTTTAACTCAATGAGGAGTACAACATTAATCCTCTATTATGCTTTACACAGACAACACTTGTCTTTCATATGACCCTTAACTTAATCATTTAACATGCATAAATAAGTTAACTGGGATTTCTCGTCCACTGCAAACTGACCAAGTCCCTTCGTGGTGACGTGCTTATCTTTGAACTTGTCATAGGCTGCGTTGGGGTTGACCACAATCCTCTCCACGCTGTCACTGCAGAGCTCCTCCTGTCATGGGAACACCAGGAAAGAAAGTCAGATCAAAGTCACAAAGGGCTGTGGAGGCTGCAAACACTTAACAATCAGCCGTAGCTTACTGCCGGTGTCTCAAAGCTAAAGCCGGACTTGAATTAAGTTGGCAGATAGGTAAGATCTCTCTTGATCATTGCCCGGGAGATGTGCTTTCACAGACACTAAATTATGTGTTTGAGTCTATGGCTTTATTGTCGCACACCAAGGGCAAATACGCTCAGAAATTAAAAGTCACTGAAGCCATAAATCATGGAAATCTGCAGGAGCTTCACAGTCATTATTTTCAGCCGTCTTGGAGAGCACCGGAGGATTTCAACATAATTTACAGGCAAGAGGCAGATGAGCGAAATAAGATATCACAGCCATTCCAAGGCCTGATTGTGTCACCTGATAAGCATTatcataaaatgtttaaagtcattataaaacataaatgaatcattgtaaaaaatatatatgtgatGTGGCATGAATCCATCATGGTCAAAAAAAGAATTTATGTGAATGCAAAAGGGCAAAACTAAATCTAGAAGCTACTATATTCACATTTCTATATGATGATTCTTTGATTAGTGAATTTGAGGGTAACACAAGTCTGTCATTTGATCAACATCTCCTCGTGATCAATAATGATAGATTTCTAGAGACTATGTGTAGGATTAAAACACCACATACAGATAGATGACATGAGTTCACGccgagaaaaaaaagacagaccaacacaaacacacagatgccgtggaggggggagggggatgagggggaagggggaagaggaggagagttaGTCAGGCTCTTACCAGCTCCTTGGGTTTCCAAAGAGAGTTAGAGAAAGTAACggaagagcagagggagagaaagtagagggggagagagagagagagagagagaaacaacacagattAATGTGGTTATCACATGCCATGcacacaacaggaacatttgGCCAGGGTCAGGGAAAGATAAGAAAGACGGCAGTGTTCTGAGAGCTGCTGCTAAAAACCCTGGAGACAGTGTGTTCAGACAGCTTGTGATGCCTAcagttctttctctcttccccaGTTCAATGTAGTATAACGCCCCATTAACACACCCGGCTACTTTCTCCATTGatgcactttaaaatgcagcTTTACCATATGCTCTCATGTAGAGCACTGTCTGTCTCACAACCAAGGAAAGTCAAAGGGCCTGAGAACCCTTTAGTAATTTCAGGTATACAAAAATCTGACGTAAATCATTCTTGAAAACATGAAGTTCATCCTAAATTAATCTGCTGGACTGAACTTGTTTTCTGTAGAGTCACATTTGGGCCAGGAATAGCTACGGCACTAAAAAGGCTCTAGTTCACTGAGACCGAATGAATGCAACTGATAGATAGAACACAAAATTGGAAATGACAAAGAGTCATCTCAACATGGATTAGTAACATCTGATCCTCTTAATAAGGTCAGTACTGGTGCAAATCCCCATCAGTAGAATCAATACATAGAATAAAGCAGTTTATACTGGGTAATGTAACCTAAATGTTAAGTAGCAGGCCTGGGGGACATATGAATTCCAACACCATGGCCAAAACTTTTTTTCGTCTTATTCAATTTTCATGAGcgcatcattttctttttttaaacaaaagctCAATATATAGCGATATACATTGTACAGCACAGTGAGTAAGTTTTTGTCATCGTTCTATCAGGTGCAAAAGTCATAAACATGTCATGACACCCATCATTCTCTTGACTGATATCGACTGACATGACCTTTTTTTATGTGGTGGTATAATTTTTGACCATGCCACACAGCcctttatatatttacacaagcaTTTAAAGAATAGTTAGTAAGAATAGTGTGGTTAGTCAGGAAGCAACTGTTAGAAAACAAAGACGGGTTAACAAGGGAAACCTCTAAAACAaccatttgtctgtctgtcaggagCCTcaatctcacacagacacacaccggagACTTCACTGCTTTGTCAAAGTGTAGCAAAATGACAGAGGGAATTAAAGTGCTGCTGAGAACCCATCAACATCATTACGCCTCTGAAGAGTTTGAATGAGGAACACAAATAGAGGGAAAGGAATCAATCTCCTGCACTTCAAAACAGTCAAcaatcaatgaaaaaaaaagactcacTCCATTAAtctacttctcatttcatcccAATCAAGGAAGAAGGAGGTAGGAAAAGTGgatatgagatttttttttaaaacatgcatAAAAAGCATGGCATTAAGCTCACTGGGAGTAGAATTGAGCCAGTCTTACTTGTACACACTAGTGTTCCGGGAAGGGTGGGGGAGAGTCAAAACACAAGGGTGGGGGTAAGGGAAGAACGAAGGTGGACACATAGAAGCGAAAAGGCCATTAGGATTCAATCAGCTGCTCAGTCAAAAGCTGAGACATGAGGAAAGCAAAGTCCGACCAGCATCACTCGACTGTTTACAAAGTGCTCATTAGCACTCTTTAGAGAACAACACTACCAATAAATCCAGGTGGCTGCTTGGTTACAGTGAGATTATACATTAGACAGGAGTCACATAACCATCATTATTACAGAGATGGTGGTACCTGACTCTTATTCCCTTACTCACTTCTGCCCCTTCGTGTAAATGAGCAGATATACTAACATGCTCAAGTGTGGAAGAAGAGTGGAACAGTATTTTAAGATAACTTTTCTCTTCAACGAAACATGACCATTACATAATTGTACAGAAACTAAAACGTGCCATAACTTGAAAATATTCTTTACACAGCTAATGCAGTCTACACAGTCCTGGTAAGAAAACCCCTCCTCTGTCAAGTTAGTAATGCTCATTGTTTTGTTAAAATTGTTAAAGAAGTGTTAAATGAACTGTGTGATGATCGTGTGTTCCTATGATTTTTCCCCACtcaatttattacattttgcaCAGTTTACTTACCAccttttttatgtgttttctgCAAAACTGATCAACATCTCCATAATGAAGGGGATTGAATGCAGGACTGTTAAATAAGCTTTAGCTGGATATATCTAATAAAACTACTGTATATGACAACTTCCCTACGTCTCGACTTCCTATTGCATTGGTGCCCAGTGAATAActtttatataaattgtcctGCAGAGCTTGTTAGGTCAACACACACTGTTACTATCACTAACAGCAGCTCAGTGATGACATGGGATTACTCGCATGCATTAATACACTCGTGTTGACCTGTGTGCATGATTACGTGTACGTTCTCATGACAGATCTAATGCACATTGACCAAAAGAAAGAAGCCCGTAGATTGTCCAGAATATTACGTGTTAACATTTGTTAGCTAGCTGTGTTAGCTCAGTCTGCAGCGAGTTAGCTCAGTATGCTCGCCCTCACACCCAGAGGGAATACCCAGTCCACGTACCGACTCGAACTGGGCCTGGTCATCCTCTGGAAGGTCTCCGGTCTCGTACACGTCCGGTTCGTTAAAGGCCTGGAGACACAATGAGGTAAACAACACAGCAAAGCATCAGATATGTCTGGTTCATCGTCGTTAGCCTGGCCAACGCCCCGGCCCGTCCAGCAACACGTATCCAACAAGCTAACCTTCCTCTTCAGGTGGCTTCTatcacaacacacaacagaacCGGAAAGATATCAACACTATTAAGTTATTAGTTAGCATATGGAAATCCAGACAACACGAACAGAGGCGGTGTTAGCGAAGCTAGCTCTGCCGAGTAGCAACACGGCTAACCTCCCTGCTAGCGTTAGCCACTTACAATTCCTGGCAGGTTCGCGTATTTAGGATCAGCCATTGTCCACGGGAGGCTCCGAAATATCCACCAGAGGAAATACGGACAGGTTTTTAAAAGGTGTGCGGGATCGATGGACGGTGTGGAAGAGCcggaggaggtgaggggggaTGAGGCAGCAGAGTCTCCTTCAGCCCGATGTGGTCACCAGCTCGATTTGACAGCGTGGATGCTGGGTTTGACTCAGGGGTGGGCGGGCGGGCGGTGCTTTAATTGCTTAAGACATTGCGAGGGATTTGGGCGGTCCAGCAGCGTGAGCAAAACAAGCATCCCCGTGAATGTGGAGCGTTCATGTGACCAGGACCATATAACTGCACCTTTATGTGGTTGTAGCATCGTTTTCTTTGAGTTCTCatacaatatattattttaatccGCTCTAATGGTGGGTTTAAGAGATTTGCTCCAATAATAACATTAACGTGTCTTTCTTAACGTGGTTGGATTGTATCAGAGTGATCACACGGTGGCGCTAAAGGCACGAGCAAGCAACTCAACCAATGGGCCAAAGATGGTCGATTAAAATAATGATTCACTCAGTTAGGAAATAATACCCTCCCCATTTAAAGTATTACCAAGCCatcttgtttatttaatgtctcaattaatataaatatatttttcagtgttttatcaAAGCTTACTTTTAGTTAAATTATGCACAGGGGAGAAAAGgaatatataattattttagTTATTGAAAAAGTACTctcaaataaaattataataataatgttttgccATTCTATACCATTGTAATAcagtgaaaatatgttttattgtaATATGAGTTGCATGTCTTATATTGATCATTTAATTACCACAAGCAAAAAGTGTATGGAAATATCTAACATTCTGCAAAATATGTATTAGTTAGTCTCGGATACATGAGTGAAAGAGGCAGAATGCAGTAACTGGTAATCTGCTATCAGTCTGGACATGGGTCATCTGCTTTCACTGAATCTTTAAATAATCTGCTCTACTTCCTTCCATTGATTTAGTATGACTCATACTGTTGTCAAATCACATGATTAGACAACTCAGgtattattgtttattaccTCAAGGCTACTTCAAGAACAATGGAACTAGTTATCAATGCCACAAGttattaagggggggggggataaaaaaaaagaatccgcAGTGGTAAAACTACATTAATATCACAAGCAATATTTCACATCATTGAGAACACTGGGTTTATTTCTTGGGTCATGGTTTGTTACATTCAGTTGGATTATTTGTCTCTAAGATTTTCACTGCAAATGTATTCATTTTCAGCATAAGCCTTTTATTCTTCATTATTCAAGCCATGTTACCTTTTACAAGCTGTTGGATTTATTTTTGCAAGCACGCTCCACCATATTTGCCCGCTTGCTGTTTACTCATCATAATGAATAATACGCCCTGTGAACACTTGACATTTACCACACAGGCAAGTCTGATGAAAAACAACTTTCATCCCAGTCGGGTCAGGATAACTTTGAGTTTGATGGTTTATTCTTGTCATCTGTTCTTGCAGGTTTCATAACTTCAGTGCAAGGCTGCATTAATGGAGAGCCCTTTAAAATCTCTAGGCAAAAAATAGATGATGAAGCCTTTGGTTCCCACATGACTAGTCAACCATGCAAAACGGCATTGCCATGGCGACCAGTCTGGTGCAgacgtggaggaggagaagtaatTAAAGAAGCTCTTCTCAACTCTCACAACTACCTGGCCTCAGGAAACCTCTCACCAGATGTTGACAACACTTGCAGCTTTTGTGCAAGTTGCATAATTTGAACCTGGAAGTCTCAGAACTTGCAGGTCGGTGATGGCAGGAATATAAAAAGGCAAGATtccttctccctgctcctcctcggtgcctcctctgctctgtggtGCTGATGAGAGAGGATCTGAGTTGACCACGCCCCCAGCGAGGGAGCAGGGATGACGGGGAGGAGAGGGCGTGGTCTTGAGGACGCCTGCAGCCTATCCACTCACTGTGGACTCTACTCCACATTCACAACTCTGCATCTGCTGTCAGCTGCACCCGAGTTTGCTCCTTTTTAAAACGGGAAACACTCTCGGCCGTGCGttcttttgttttagtttcctCAGAACTCGGCTGCCAGAACTCGTAGTAGTCCACCCTTTCTTCCAAATGCCTCGCCTGCCAGTGTCGCTCTGCATGTGGGTATAGCCGATGCTTCCTGCCTGCGTCCTGGAGAAGACCACACGggatttcttttaaataatctTTTATAAATTCCTCTTTATATTTTGGAAGCGCATcagcatttcttcttcttccaataATGGCTGATGCGAATGCAGAAT
It encodes:
- the dctn2 gene encoding dynactin subunit 2, yielding MADPKYANLPGIAFNEPDVYETGDLPEDDQAQFESEELCSDSVERIVVNPNAAYDKFKDKHVTTKGLDFSDRISKSRRVGYESGEFEILGEGCGVKETPQQKYQRLVNEIQELSQEVDVIQAATKDSNAEERLTPVVLAQHAAQLKQQLVSAHLDSLLGPQAHINLADPDGALARRLLTQLEVAKGSRGSAAGDSKQTAAAKGPDGVVLYELHSRPEQEKFNESAKVAELEKRLAELENAVGSGSDKQGPLSAGVQGASLMDTIELLQARVSALDSSTLDQVEARLQSVLGKMNEIAKHKAAIEDADTQNKVSQLYDVVQKWDAMSTSVPQVVQRLVAVKELHEQAMQFGQLLTHLDTTQQMINNSLKDNNTLLTQVQQTMKENLGAIEENFSSLDERMKKLSQ